One genomic window of Diospyros lotus cultivar Yz01 chromosome 8, ASM1463336v1, whole genome shotgun sequence includes the following:
- the LOC127808655 gene encoding NAC transcription factor 56-like, with product MPRPLLPPGFRFHPTDEELITHYLKKKISSPLSPLLSIIANIDLYKFNPWELPGKALLGEDEWFFFTPRDRKYPNGVRPNRTAGSGYWKATGADKPILNSSGLQCIGVKKALVFYQGYPRKGMKTDWIMHEYRLLDDNHAHPRIKGSMRVSCSSLFLSVCPNFETLTFRAQILRDL from the exons ATGCCGCGTCCTCTTCTGCCACCAGGGTTCAGATTTCATCCCACGGATGAAGAGCTCATCACCCATTATCTAAAGAAGAAGATCTCGTCGCCTCTTTCTCCTCTACTCTCTATTATCGCCAACATCGATCTCTACAAGTTTAATCCATGGGAGCTTCCTG GCAAAGCTTTGTTGGGAGAAGATGAGTGGTTTTTCTTCACACCAAGGGATCGAAAGTACCCAAATGGCGTTAGGCCGAACCGGACAGCTGGATCTGGTTATTGGAAAGCCACCGGGGCGGACAAACCGATCCTCAACTCCTCCGGGCTGCAGTGTATTGGGGTGAAAAAGGCTCTGGTCTTCTACCAAGGTTATCCTCGCAAGGGCATGAAAACTGATTGGATCATGCACGAATACAGGCTTCTTGATGACAACCACGCCCACCCTAGGATTAAGGGATCAATGCGAGTAAGCTGTTCGAGTTTATTTTTATCTGTTTGCCCTAATTTCGAAACCCTAACTTTTCGGGCGCAAATATTAAGAGACCTTTAA
- the LOC127808222 gene encoding glutaredoxin-C9-like translates to MQKALPHATWAPPSSSSGAAAGDSQTPQPSRAALHGVKIGTRAQRLVAENAVIVFARRGCCMCHVVKRLLLGHGVNPTVVEIEEQEEPAVIGELSSVLPVGGKDGQKVEFPAVFVGGKLFGGLEKIMESHISGELVPILKKAGALWL, encoded by the coding sequence ATGCAAAAGGCACTTCCGCACGCAACCTGGGCACCGCCCTCCTCGTCCTCCGGCGCCGCCGCCGGAGACTCCCAAACCCCCCAGCCCTCGAGGGCGGCGCTCCACGGCGTCAAGATTGGGACAAGAGCGCAAAGGCTGGTGGCGGAGAATGCGGTCATAGTGTTCGCCAGGCGGGGCTGCTGCATGTGCCACGTGGTGAAGCGACTGCTCCTCGGCCACGGAGTCAACCCCACGGTTGTGGAGATAGAGGAGCAGGAAGAGCCGGCCGTGATCGGCGAGCTCTCAAGCGTTCTTCCCGTCGGCGGGAAAGATGGGCAGAAGGTGGAGTTTCCGGCGGTGTTTGTGGGTGGGAAGCTGTTTGGCGGCCTGGAAAAGATCATGGAAAGTCATATTTCCGGGGAATTGGTTCCCATATTGAAGAAAGCTGGAGCTCTTTGGCTTTGA
- the LOC127807226 gene encoding serine/threonine-protein kinase-like protein ACR4, which produces MSHGEEIAYDAVMAMLSFSLIILSVILFCLWKKKPVDDHYEEIMAAKACASPYSLMDIDAATDGFNRRRIIGQGRLGTVYAAVLPNGELVAVKRIHPRLVLSNAASFGFSSMLKWLSLAHHPNIVPILGFSEAPAERIFVMEFVSMVNLDYYLHQNSDAASLLDWGRRLRIAAGVARGVEYLHEVAAPPILHGCIKPSNILVDVKFVAKLCDYGLSSLASQERRGLEGYVDEEYWAAAGRRGASKESDVYGFGVVLLELLSGRCSEGGLLANWALPLIKEMKLGELLDPRLVIPSDMKPLVRLAKVASACVGNCRKNRPSIVQVAAILNNLEMGVMGI; this is translated from the coding sequence ATGAGCCATGGTGAAGAGATTGCTTATGATGCAGTCATGGCCATGCTATCTTTTTCTCTCATCATCCTCTCTGTCATCCTCTTCTGTCTGTGGAAGAAGAAGCCAGTTGACGATCATTATGAAGAAATAATGGCTGCCAAGGCTTGTGCATCGCCGTACTCGCTGATGGATATTGATGCTGCCACTGATGGCTTCAACCGCAGAAGAATCATAGGCCAAGGCCGACTCGGGACCGTGTACGCGGCTGTGTTACCCAACGGGGAGCTTGTTGCTGTGAAGAGGATCCATCCTAGGCTTGTTTTGAGCAATGCCGCTAGTTTCGGGTTTTCTTCGATGCTCAAATGGCTTTCCCTGGCCCACCACCCCAACATAGTCCCCATTCTAGGATTTTCAGAGGCGCCGGCTGAGAGAATTTTCGTAATGGAGTTTGTGAGCATGGTGAATTTGGACTATTATCTGCACCAAAATTCTGATGCTGCATCCTTGCTAGACTGGGGCCGGCGCCTGAGGATAGCTGCCGGGGTGGCTCGGGGGGTCGAGTACTTGCATGAAGTGGCGGCGCCACCCATACTACATGGCTGCATCAAGCCCTCAAATATACTAGTAGATGTGAAATTTGTTGCCAAATTATGTGACTACGGGCTATCTTCACTGGCATCCCAAGAAAGGAGAGGGCTCGAAGGGTACGTGGATGAAGAGTATTGGGCTGCTGCAGGGAGGAGAGGTGCTTCCAAGGAATCGGATGTTTATGGATTTGGGGTGGTTTTGCTGGAGCTTTTGAGTGGGAGATGCAGTGAAGGTGGTTTGCTTGCCAACTGGGCATTGCctttgataaaagaaatgaagttagGTGAACTTTTGGACCCAAGACTTGTCATTCCCTCTGATATGAAACCTCTTGTAAGATTGGCCAAGGTTGCATCAGCTTGTGTTGGCAATTGCAGAAAGAATAGGCCTTCCATTGTTCAAGTAGCTGCtattttgaataatttggaGATGGGAGTAATGGGTATCTAG
- the LOC127807227 gene encoding NAC domain-containing protein 73-like, with translation MRWCNDSDDQRAIQIISPSSGETRTLIDAKPDQTRFITCPSCGHNIELHDQGGIQDLPGLPAGVKFDPSDQEILEHLEAKVSSDARRLHPLIDEFIPTLEGENGICYTHPEKLPGVSKDGLIRHFFHRPSKAYTTGNRKRRKVNTEADGSETRWHKTGKTRPVFVGGAVKGFKKILVLYTNYGRKRKPEKTNWVMHQYHLGHNEEEKDGELVVSKVFFQTQPRQCGSNIKDSVLIENSHENDEDSVIKNTAYLEYYSPLISYHIGGQNGESPPQLIPNLVLEGDGSSFIHSSTQQCKQREGT, from the exons ATGAGATGGTGCAATGACTCTGATGATCAAAGGGCCATCCAAATAATCTCGCCTTCTTCCGGAGAAACTCGTACTCTTATCGATGCAAAACCTGATCAAACTCGCTTCATAACCTGCCCTTCATGTGGCCATAATATAGAATTACACGATCAG GGGGGAATTCAAGATTTGCCAGGGCTACCGGCTGGAGTGAAGTTTGATCCCTCTGACCAAGAAATTCTTGAACATCTAGAGGCAAAAGTATCCTCTGATGCCCGTAGGCTTCATCCCTTAATCGACGAATTTATTCCTACGCTTGAGGGGGAAAATGGAATTTGTTACACGCATCCAGAGAAGCTACCAG GTGTGAGCAAAGATGGCCTTATCCGCCATTTCTTCCATCGGCCTTCAAAGGCTTACACAACGGGAAATCGAAAGCGAAGAAAGGTGAACACAGAAGCCGATGGGAGCGAAACAAGGTGGCATAAAACAGGCAAAACAAGGCCAGTTTTTGTGGGTGGGGCAGTGAAAGGGTTCAAAAAGATACTAGTGCTTTACACCAATTATGGCAGGAAGAGGAAGCCAGAGAAGACCAACTGGGTTATGCACCAATACCATCTTGGCCACaatgaggaagagaaagatgGCGAATTGGTGGTTTCCAAGGTTTTCTTCCAAACGCAGCCCAGACAATGTGGTTCAAACATTAAGGATTCAGTACTTATAGAAAACTCGCACGAAAATGATGAGGATTCTGTGATCAAGAACACAGCTTATCTTGAGTACTATAGTCCATTGATCTCCTACCATATTGGAGGCCAAAATGGAGAAAGCCCACCTCAGCTAATCCCTAATTTGGTTCTTGAAGGTGATGGgtcttcattcattcattcatctaCCCAACAATGCAAGCAAAGGGAAGGTACTTGA